A single genomic interval of Cydia splendana chromosome 10, ilCydSple1.2, whole genome shotgun sequence harbors:
- the LOC134794501 gene encoding elastin-like, producing MIFVLGLGGLGGLGWGGLGWGAPIVSAPIISAPYLAPAVSTANLVKAAPISVVKTVSAPIITSPVISSVGLGGWGGVGLGGLGWGGLGGKGVWSGVPVNTWGGYGLGGKGLGWH from the coding sequence atgatttttgttttaggtTTGGGCGGTTTGGGTGGTTTAGGCTGGGGAGGTCTCGGCTGGGGCGCGCCCATCGTCAGCGCACCCATCATCAGCGCGCCATACCTGGCTCCAGCCGTCTCCACCGCCAACCTCGTCAAGGCAGCGCCCATCTCCGTCGTCAAGACCGTCTCCGCTCCCATCATCACCAGCCCCGTCATCAGCTCCGTAGGTCTCGGCGGTTGGGGCGGCGTAGGCCTCGGCGGTCTTGGCTGGGGCGGACTCGGCGGCAAAGGCGTGTGGTCCGGTGTCCCCGTCAACACCTGGGGGGGCTACGGTCTCGGCGGCAAGGGTCTCGGCTGGCATTAA
- the LOC134794500 gene encoding esterase E4-like produces MPHTIIKLLLLVAGVTLCVTQDTQDVRESRVVQTAQGLVRGYKEDDIFYFYGIPYATAPTGTRRFTAPLPGPVWMNPLEAVNNMIICPQGSSPDYLMLRISRQDMREDCLVANIYMPDTEETNLPVVVYVHGGGYQLGFGHFGDPSPLVRTKKVIAVTFNYRLGVHGFLCLGTENAPGNAGMKDQVALLRWVQKNIANFGGNPNEVTIAGYSAGSSAVDLLMLSEMTKGLYNKVIPESGASVAVWSVVLDPIQNAKDFAKQLNFTNVDNINSLEEFYSTLSYEDLTSDIFFTTEDSNSMFTPCIERDTGVEKFLDDAPVNILTQGKYRKVPVLYGFANMEGLFRVPWFELWQESMNERFSDFLPVDLHFENNEEKENIAKVIKEFYFSEKHVSSETIQGYIDYFSDVLFTFSHLRSVKLQVEAGSDSIYLYEYSFFTPHPEFFPEYVKNITGATHTAQTYAVLEFEDVGPDSDEYKRMKNIMVELWVNFITTGKPVPEGSDLPSWPPVGANRSPYMSLGEEISLNGGPLLEERTLLWEDIYGRFYRSPAAPSSAKTLKETLTQYLLLSFCILNVILT; encoded by the exons ATGCCGCACACCATAATcaaattattattgttagtcgCCGGAGTAACTCTGTGTGTTACACAAGATACACAGGATGTAAGGGAATCAAGGGTAGTGCAGACCGCACAGGGGCTCGTGAGGGGATATAAGGAGGATGATATCTTCTATTTTTACGGGATCCCTTATGCCACTGCGCCTACTGGAACGCGCAGATTCACC gcACCGCTTCCAGGACCAGTATGGATGAACCCCCTTGAAGCTGTCAATAATATGATAATTTGTCCACAAGGCAGCTCTCCAGATTATCTAATGCTAAGGATATCTCGTCAGGATATGCGAGAAGACTGTCTTGTGGCAAACATCTATATGCCCGATACAGAGGAGACTAATCTTCCTGTCGTGGTCTATGTCCATGGAGGAGGTTACCAACTAGGATTCGGACACTTTGGTGACCCAAGCCCATTAGTGCGCACCAAAAAAGTTATAGCCGTCACTTTCAACTATCGCTTAGGAGTGCACGGTTTCCTCTGTCTGGGCACAGAAAATGCGCCCGGTAACGCTGGAATGAAAGACCAAGTCGCGCTGCTTCGATGGGTACAGAAGAACATCGCCAACTTTGGGGGAAATCCCAATGAAGTCACTATTGCTGGGTACAGCGCTGGTTCGTCAGCAGTGGACCTCCTGATGCTCTCAGAGATGACCAAGGGTCTTTATAATAAAGTTATACCCGAGAGCGGTGCAAGTGTCGCTGTATGGAGCGTTGTACTTGATCCTATTCAGAATGCAAAGGATTTTGCTAAGCAGCTTAACTTCACTAACGTTGATAATATCAATAGTTTGGAAGAATTCTACTCAACATTGTCATACGAGGATTTGAcgtcagatattttttttactacagAGGATTCAAATTCTATGTTTACACCTTGTATTGAGCGTGATACCGGTGTTGAAAAGTTCCTAGATGATGCTCCAGTTAACATTTTAACACAAGGAAAATACAGAAAAGTACCAGTCCTATATGGATTTGCAAATATGGAAGGTTTATTTCGGGTACCATGGTTTGAGTTATGGCAAGAATCAATGAATGAAAGATTTTCAGATTTTTTGCCAGTTGACTTACACTTTGAGAACAACGAAGAAAAAGAGAATATCGCGAAAGTTATTAAGGAATTTTATTTTAGTGAGAAACACGTATCGTCTGAAACTATTCAAGGGTATATCGATTACTTCTCTGACGTCTTATTTACATTTTCTCATTTGAGATCAGTTAAGTTGCAAGTGGAGGCTGGAAGTGATTCAATATACCTGTATGAATATTCGTTCTTCACTCCGCACCCCGAATTCTTTCCAGAATACGTGAAAAATATCACAGGGGCAACTCACACTGCCCAGACTTATGCGGTATTGGAATTCGAGGACGTTGGTCCTGATTCTGATGAATACAAGAGAATGAAGAACATAATGGTTGAGCTGTGGGTGAACTTTATTACTACGGG CAAGCCTGTACCTGAAGGATCAGATCTCCCTTCTTGGCCCCCGGTTGGTGCTAACAGGTCGCCCTATATGTCTCTAGGAGAAGAGATATCGCTCAATGGAGGCCCTCTCTTGGAGGAACGTACACTCCTTTGGGAGGACATCTACGGTCGTTTCTACAGATCTCCAGCAGCGCCATCATCTGCGAAGACACTGAAGGAAACTCTAACACAATATTTGTTACTATCCTTCTGTATATTAAATGTGATTTTaacgtaa